In Bradyrhizobium guangdongense, the sequence TTTCTGTCCGAGCGCGAGGCCTTTCCGCGTGCTCTGGAGGCTGCTGGCATCGTTTTCATCGGCCCGAACCCTGGCGCGATCGCCGCGATGGGCGACAAGATCGAGTCCAAAAAAGCAGCAGCGAAGGCGAAGGTCTCCACGGTACCCGGCTATCTCGGTGTGATCGAAGACGACAAGCACGCGGTCAGGATCGCCGATGAGATCGGCTATCCCGTGATGATCAAGGCCTCTGCCGGCGGCGGTGGCAAGGGCATGCGCATCGCGCATTCCAAGGCCGAGGTCGGCGAAGGCTTCAATCTCGCCAAGGCGGAAGCAAAAGCCTCGTTCGGCGATGATCGCGTCTTCGTCGAGAAGTTCATCGTCGATCCCCGCCATATCGAGATCCAGGTGCTGGGCGACAAGCATGGCAACGTGATCTATCTCGGCGAGCGCGAATGCTCGATCCAGCGCCGCAATCAGAAGGTCATCGAGGAGGCGCCGTCGCCGCTGCTCGACGAGGCCACCCGCCGCAAGATGGGCGAGCAGGCCGTCGCGCTGGCGAAGGCTGTGAATTACGATTCCGCGGGTACGGTCGAATTCGTCGCAGGCCAGGACAAGAGCTTCTACTTCCTGGAGATGAACACGCGTCTCCAGGTTGAGCATCCCGTCACCGAGCTCGTCACTGGCGTCGACCTCGTCGAGCAGATGATCCGCGTCGCTGCCGGCGAGAAGCTCGCGATCGCGCAGAAGGATGTCACGCTGACCGGCTGGGCGGTGGAATCGCGCCTTTACGCGGAAGACCCGTTCCGCAACTTCCTGCCCTCGATCGGGCGCCTGGTGAAGTATCGCCCGTCGGCCGAAGTGAGCAAGGACGGCATCACCGTGCGCAACGACACCGGCGTGCAGGAGGGCGGCGAGATCTCGATCCACTACGATCCGATGATCGCCAAACTTGTGACTCATGCGCCGTCGAGGGCCGCCGCGATCGAGGCGCAGTCGACTGCGCTGGATTCGTTCTATGTCGATGGTATCAGGCACAACATCCCGTTCCTGTCGGCGCTGATGAACCATCCGCGCTGGCGGGAGGGCAATCTCTCCACCGGCTTCATCGCGGAAGAATTCCCCAAGGGCTTTTCCGTGCGCGTGCCCGAAGGCGAGGTCGCGCGTCGGATCGCCGCGGTCGGCGCCGCCATCGATCACGTGCTCGGTGAGCGCAAGCGCCAGATCTCCGGCCAAATGGGCGGCCGCGTCGTGCAGCGCGAGCGCCGCCGCGCGGTCTGGCTCGATCGCCAGGAGATCCAGCTCGATGTTGGTCGCGAGGGCGACGCGATCGCGATCCGCTTCGTCGGTGCTGAGGGCAAGGCCGGCAATGCGCATCTGTTGCACTCGCCGTGGAAGCCCGGCGATCCGGTCTGGCAGGGCACGATCGATGGTCACATCATCGCGGTGCAGGCGCGCCCGATCGCCAACGGCATTCGCCTCGCGCATCAGGGCGTCGAGGTGCCGGTCTATGTCTGGACCGAAGCCGAAGCGGCCTCGGCGAAGCTGATGCCGGTGACCACGGCGTCCGACACCGGCAAGAAGCTGCTCTGTCCGATGCCTGGCCTGATCGTCTCGATCGCCGTGACCGAAGGGCAGGAGGTCAAGGCCGGCGAGACGCTAGCCGTGGTCGAAGCCATGAAGATGCAGAACGTGCTGCGCGCCGAGCGCGATGGCACCGTGAAGAAGATCCACGCCAGTGCCGGTGCGACGCTCGCGGTCGACGCGCTGATTTTGGAGTTCTCCTGAACACCGCAAGACGCGACCTGAGATGGGCAGCGTGTCTGCAGGAATTCCGGTTACTTCCAGGCAGAAGTCATGTTGGGCAGCTCGGCGTCACTTGGGATTAGGTGGACTTGATGAAAACCGAACGGTTGGCATTGGCATCGGGCTTTGCGCCTGCTTCACGCCAGGACTGGCACAAGCTGGTTGATGGCGTGCTAAAGGGAGCGCCGTTCGAAAAGCTGATTGGTAGGACGTACGACGACTTGAGAATTGAGCCGATTTATCTCCGCGCGAAAGACATTGCACTAGTCGACGGGCGGGCACCCGCGGCGCCTTGGCAGATCATACAGCGCACCGATCATCCAGACGCGGTGACGGCCAATAGGCAGGCCCTTCACGATCTGGAGAATGGGGCGACGGGCCTGGCGCTCGTCTTTGCCGGCGCCAACTGCAGCCGCGGGTTCGGTATCGATCAAACGGCAGGTGCCGTCGCCAATGCTTTGAAGGACGTCCACCTTGATGCCGGCATCGGGATTGAACTTCAAATTGGTACAGACGGGCGTAAGACCGCGATCCATGTTGCGGAATATGTGAAGTCGGTCGGTCTCGATCCTGCCGTCTGCGACATTCGATTTGGGCTCGATCCGCTGGGCGCGTGCGCCCTAAGCGGACGCAGTCCATACACTTGGGAAGAAATCGCACGGAGCGTTGCCAGCACGATCAAAGAGCTTGTAACGCTGGGGTTCAAAGGGCCGTTTGCCGCGAGCGACGGGCGTATCGTTCATGACGCCGGCGGCTCAGAAGTGCAGGAGCTTGCCTTTGTGCTCGCCTGCGGCGTGGCATATCTGCACGCTATGGAGGCGGCGCGCATTCCGCTGGATCAAGCGCGAAGTATGATCTATGCGCGACTCACTGCTGATGCCGACCAGTTTTTGACTATGGCTAAATTCCGCGCGTTGCGGCTCCTCTGGGCGCGCATCGAATCGGCGTGCGGTGTGGCGCCGAGATCGCTGTTCATTGCGGCTGACACGTCCTGGCGCATGTTGACCCGGCGCGATCCCTACGTAAACATGTTGCGCGCTACCTTGGCGACATTCTCTGCGGGAATCGCCGGTGCAAATGCGATCACAGTTCTGCCGCACACGTTGGCGCTCGGCCTTCCAGACTCGTTTGCCCGGCGCGTGGCCCGCAACACGCAGCTTCTGCTGCTGGAGGAAAGCAATCTTGCCAAGGTAAGCGATCCTGCCGCAGGTGCTGGCGGCATTGAGGCGCTAACAACGGAGCTTTGCGACGCGGCCTGGAGGAGTTTTCAAGAGACTGAAAATGCGGGCGGCATTTTTGCCGCTCTACAGCAAGGAACGCTTCAGGCGAAGATCACAGCTACACGCACAGCGCGCCGTGCAAATCTCGCGAAACGCAGCTACCCGCTGACCGGAGTGAGCGAGTTCGCAAACCTTGGCGAAGGTGCAGCGGCGGTACTAAGCGTCAGACCGATAACTCTTCCGCCTAGTTTTGATCAGAAATTCGTATTCGACGCACTGCCGCCGATCCGGCTGGCGGAACCCTTCGAATCGCTCCGCGACAAGTCCGATGCGGTATTGAAGCTACTCGGCGCGCGGCCGCGAGTGTTTCTTGCTAATCTCGGCACACCGACCGACTTTACGGCCCGCGCGACATTCGCCAAGAGCTTCTTCGAAGCGGGAGGAATTGAGGCTATCGACGGCCCCGGCTTCGCTGACCCAGGCGAGCTTGCCCTCGCATTCACGGCATCTGGTGCCCAACTTGCCTGCCTTTGCTCCAGCGATAAAGTCTATGCGGAGCGCGCCGAAATCTCCGCCCAAGCGCTTCAGCAAGTGGGAGCTAGGCACATCTATTTGGCGGGACTTCCCTCTCAATCCGAGGCCGCGTTTCGGCGGGCTGGCATCTGCAGCTTTATTCACGTCGGTTGCGACGCCTTGGCAACGCTAAATGCCGCTTACAACCGGATCCAAAACCCGAAGGTTTCCGGCTAATCGAAAATCGAACGCGAACACACAGATGTCATCCACCAGCGTTATCCCGAATTTTGCAAATATTGGTTTCAAAAGGTGCTCGGTCGCCGCTTCTTCTGTTTCCGTCGATCCGTGGGTGACTCCGGAAGGCATTCCGGTCAAGTCAGCATACGGAGAAGCAGATATCGCCGGGCTCGATTTCCTTGAGACCTATCCGGGCATCGCGCCGTTCCTGCGCGGCCCCTATCCGACCATGTATGTCAACCAGCCCTGGACGGTCAGGCAATATGCCGGCTTCTCCACGGCGGAGGATTCCAACGCGTTCTACCGCCGCAACCTCGCGGCCGGACAAAAGGGCCTCTCGGTCGCGTTCGACCTCGCCACCCATCGCGGCTATGACAGCGACCATCCACGCGTTGGCGGCGATGTCGGCATGGCGGGCGTCGCCATCGATTCCATCTACGACATGCGCACGCTGTTTGCGGGCATTCCGCTCGACCAGATGAGCGTGTCCATGACCATGAACGGCGCGGTGCTGCCGATCCTCGCGCTCTATGTCGCCGCAGCGGAGGAACAAGGCGTTCCGCCGGAAAAGCTCTCAGGAACAATTCAGAACGACATCCTGAAAGAGTTCATGGTGCGCAACACCTACATCTATCCGCCTGCGCCCTCGATGCGGATCATCTCGGATATCTTCGCCTACACCTCGCAAAAGATGCCGAAGTACAATTCGATCTCGATCTCCGGCTATCACATGCAGGAGGCCGGCGCGACGCAGGACCTCGAGCTCGCCTATACGCTCGCCGACGGCGTCGAATACTTACGTGCCGGCCTGGCCGCCGGGCTCGACGTCGACCGCTTCGCGCCGCGGCTGTCGTTCTTCTGGGCGATCGGCATGAACTTCTTCATGGAGGTCGCCAAGCTGCGCGCCGCTCGCCTGCTTTGGGCGAAGCTGCTGAAACCGTTCAATCCGAAAGACCCGCGCTCGCTCTCGCTGCGAACGCATAGCCAGACCTCGGGCTGGTCGCTGACCGCGCAGGACGTGTTCAACAACGTCATGCGCACGACTGTGGAAGCGATGGCGGCAACGCAAGGCCACACCCAGTCGCTGCACACCAACGCGCTCGACGAGGCGCTGGCGCTGCCGACCGATTTCTCCGCCCGCATCGCCCGCAACACCCAGCTGTTCCTGCAGCAGGAGAGCGGCACCACCCGCATCATCGATCCCTGGGGCGGCTCGTACTATGTCGAGCGCCTGACGCGCGACCTCGCGGCCAAGGCCTGGGGCCATATTCAGGAGGTCGAGGAACTCGGCGGCATGGCCAAGGCGATCGAGGCCGGCGTGCCCAAGCTGCGCATCGAGGAAGCCTCGGCCAAGACGCAGGCCCGGATCGATGCCGGCAAGCAGGCCGTGATCGGCGTCAACAAGTACAGGCCGACGGATGAGGCACCGATCGACATCCTGAAGGTCGACAACACCAATGTCCGCCGGCTTCAGATCGACAAGCTGAAGCGGCTGAAGGCGGAGCGCAACCAGAAGGACGTCGATGCCGCGCTCGCCGCGATCACGCGCTCTGCCGGTGAAGACAATGGCAATCTGCTCGCGCTCGCGATCGACGCCGCACGGGCGAAGGCGACCGTCGGCGAAATCTCGGACGCGATGGAGAAGGTGTTCGGCCGGCACCGCGCCGAGATCAAGTCCATTACCGGCGTCTACAAGCGGGAAGCATCCAGCATGGGCAACCGGGTCGAGCAGGTTCAGGCGATGATCGATGCCTTCGAGGAAGCGGAAGGGCGCCGTCCGCGCATCCTGGTCGCCAAGATCGGCCAGGACGGCCACGACCGCGGTCAGAAGGTGATCGCGTCCGCCTTCGCCGACATCGGCTTCGACGTCGACATCGGACCGCTGTTCGCCACCGCCGACGAAGCGGCGCGGCAGGCCGTCGAGAACGACGTGCACATTCTCGGCGTCTCCTCGCTCGCCGCCGCGCATCTGACCGCCGTGCCGGAGCTGAAAGCCGCGCTGAAGAAGCAGGGCCGCGACGACATCATGATCATTGTCGGTGGCGTGGTGCCGCCGCAGGATTACGATGCGCTCTACGCAGCCGGCGCCGAGCCGATCTTCCCGCCCGGGACGGTGGTTGCCGATGCCGCGGATCAGCTGATCCAGAAGCTCAATGCTCGGCTCGGGCACAGTGAGGCGGCAAAGAGTAAGCGCCACGGCAGATAGTAACGGCGTATCGGTCCAGATTGAAAGCTCAAAGCCGGGGCGTCGAACTTTCGAATTGATCCTGCAGTCCGCAGGCAGAGTGCCGAACAGCGTATATCTGGGCTTGGAGAAGATTGGTGTAAGATGCGACGCAAAGGTTTCGTTGCAGTCAATAGGCAAATGCGGACGAATTTGCCTCATATCTTCGCGATCGGCGATGTCGCGGGTAACCCGATGCTCGCCCATAAGGCGGTTCACGAGAGCCATTTCGCGACAGAAGCGGCTGCCGGGCTCAAGAGCTTATTTGACGCGAAGATCGTCCCGAACGTCGCCTAAACGATTGGAGAAATCTGCCCGGTGATCGAGATGGGCGCCGATGCAATTGATCTCAGCAAGACCATCCATCCGCATTCGGCGTTCGGAGAGACAATAGGCCTGGCTGGCCAAGTGAATGAAGGTGTTTGCACGGATGTGTTGCCGGGTCCGAAGTGATCGACCAAGCGGGCGAGCCACTAGAAATCCAAACCTGAGCCGGCTCAGGTGCCTCGCTGCCGATTGTTCATAGGGGACCCGAATATGGCGGGAAGTTCTCGCAGGGAAGTAAAGGTACCTTTGAGCGTTCAAGAGGAGGAATTTGCCGCGGCATGTCGAGACTTCGTTCTGGAGAGGAAACCTGATCTCGCGGCATCCATCGTCATTGTACACAACCAGCTCAGGATTGTGAACGATCCGCATGTTCGGCTCGCGTTTGTAGAACTTGGTCTTGCCAGATTGGTACGAGTTCTACATCTCGCAATCGAGGGCAAGGCGATTGCTCTTAAAAGAGTGCCAAGACTCCTGTTCGACCTGGCGAGCTATAAAAGGAAGATACTCCGCGCGCTAGGTAGGGCCGATTGAGGACAGCCTCTCGGGTTACTAGCACGATCCATTCAACGCGCAGATTAGAGGAGTAGATACTCATCAACGCAACGAGGACCGGCAGTCATCCCTTGGCAGGAGATTCGGATCTCTGAATTGCAAAGGCGGGTACAGCGGTGCGGGATTGCGAGATCGGAGCCGGCCGATGAAATGAACGACCGGACGCGCGGAGCCTGGTGATCGGGACCTTCCAAGTCTCGCGCGCGCTCTTTGTCGTGCTGTCGAAATCGTACGACCCGTCAAATGCCGGAAACGGTGCGGAGAGGTGCCGACTTCAGCACAAAATGCGGTCTGACCTGTACGATAGTATTGCTGCTGGAGGTCGTTCGTTGGGTTTCTGCGATCGAATTCCGCATTCGGCGTCTGCGAAAGATTTGCGATCTTTCGTTTTCCTCCCTCTACTCGGCCCGGCGCGATCGCCGGGCCCTTTTTCTCGGCTGCTGGCCATATCTAGTGCCGCTCGAAGCCGGTTGATCAGCGTCGTATGATCTTCTTCAAGATTTCGGTGAGCGCTCGAAATTCATCTTGGGTCAGCGGAGCGAATGTCTCGCCGGAAATCTCGCCAATAGTTTCAATCGCTGCGTCCGCTATCCGTCTTCCCTTCTCGGTCAAATCTATCTCGCGTCGCCGCGGATCCAGAGGGTCTTTGGAGCTCTTGATGAGGCCGCGAGATTTCAGGCGATTGATAACGCCGGTGATGGTCGCCGAATCATAATGAATTAGCCGTCCTAAGTGGTTTTGCGAGCAAGGACCTACCTCCTTCAATTTCGCTAGCGTAGAGAATTGGGGCCCCGTTAATTCTTCAATCATCTTAGCGGCAAAGATGGACGTGTGAGTACGGAGCGCGACTCGCAACAAAAAGCCCGGTGCGTCATCCAGCCGGTACGAATCTATAGCTTCTTTCACTTTCCCGGCCGCGCGCGGCTTTGTCTCGGGTTGCACCACTTTTTGCTTCCTTGCCGTAGGTTGCCTCAGTTCAAGAAATACAGGCTCTTAGCTCCGAAGGTCTTCGGTGCCGGCCGATTGTCTACATTTCCCGACCTGGGAAATCCATCTTTGTGCGACCTCGTCCTGTTTAATGCGATTTGCGTCGTTGAGAGCCCCGGCAGTGGCCGCCTTCGTTGCATCCGTCGTTGGCATTTGGAAATCCGCTCCGCCTAAGAGGCAAACCATTCTCGCAAGAACTCGGTTAGACCGATCGCTCGGCTTGCCCCGGATCACGGAAAGAAACCAACTCATCGCTTGTAGACGAGCGTAGCGCTTGCATACGAGTGGTAGATGTCGTAGTGTCCTGAGATTGCTCCCGGGGTCTTTTGCTTCTCGCCTTACGGAGCGGCGCACCAAAGTACTGTCGGATTTGCGTATGTCGGCGATTGACAACATGAGTTCCGTTCGACCCGACCTGATTGAAAAGGTCACGGGACGCGCTGAGTACGTTACCGACCTGACGGTTCCGGGGATGCTGCACGGCTTTGTGGTTCGCTCGCCGGCCATTCATGCCCGCATCGTTTCGATTGATACGAGCGCCGCACGATCGATGGGCGGCGTCGTGGACGTGCTCATCGGCGAAGATGTCGCTTCGTTCGGTTGCTGGGGTGTTGTGCTCAAGGACCGGCCGATTATCGCTACCGACCGTGTGCGATATGTGGGCGAACCCGTCGCCGTGGTGATCGCGGAGACAATCGAGATTGCGGAAAACGCCGCAGAACTAGTCGATGTCGAATACGACGAGCTTCCGCGCGCAACGACCATCCAGGAAGCCCTGGCGGAAGATGCGCCGCTCATCCACGAGCGCCACGAAAACCTCGAAGACTTTTACTTCAGGGGTGGGGCACGGCCGACCGAGAGCAGCAACGTATTCCATACTTACCGGAGCAACCTCGGGGACGTCGACGCTGCGGAGGCAGCCGCGGCCTTTATCCACGAAGACCATTTCACCTTCCCGGCCATTTCTCACTTCGCCATGGAGCCGCATGCGGTCATTGCTGATTTCCAGGGCGGTTCCCTCACGGTCTGGGCCGGCGCACAAACGCCGAGCGCTGTTCAGAAGGTGCTCTCGCGCCTCTTCGGACTGCAGTTGGCCAAGGTCCGGGTGATCGTTCCATTTGTCGGCGGAGGGTTTGGCGGCAAGGCCTCGGTGAAGATCGAGCCTTTGGTTGCCGCTGCTTCGTGGAAGGTGCAACGCCCAGTCCGCGTTGCCCAATCCATAGTTGAATCGATGCTCACGTGTCGAAGGTTGGGCGCCGACATTACGATTCGAACCGCCGTGGACGCTGAGGGACGGATTCTCGCGAACAGCGCCAAACTGCTGCTCGATGGCGGGGCATATTCCGACACCGGCTCGGCCGTCGCCACTAAAGCGGCAAATCGCATCATGGGCCCCTACGCGGTGCCCAATCTGCGTCTCGAGGCCTGCGCGGTCTACACGAACACCGTTCCAGGTGCAGCATTCCGCTCGATCGGGGGACCGCAAGCTGTTTGGGCCAAGGAATCGCACATGGATAATGTCGCCGCGGCAATCGGCATGGATCCGGCTGAGTTTCGGTTGCTGAACCTGGCGTCCCGCGGTGAACGCATCCGACCCGATTTGCGGGCGCTCGATATGGATATGAGCGAGCTGATGGGCCGGGTAACCCAGTCGTTCGCATCGGAGGTGAAGGCGTCCAACCGGCAGGCGCGTGGACTGGCAGTCGCCGCAACCGATCCGGCCAATACGCCGATCAGCAACGCGATCGTACGTCTCAAGATCGACGGGTCGATCCTCGTTTCGGTCTCCAGCATCGAAGTCGGCCAGGGTGCGCACGCGACCATGGGGCGGATCGCGGCGCAGACCTTGAAGCAGCCGGCCTCCGCGGTCACCGTCTTGCGCACCGATACCGCCGTCGCTCCTTACGATTGGGGCACAGGCGCAAGCCGATCGACCGTGGTCGTCGGCCTTTCGGTCGAAAATGCCGCACTCGACGCGGCTGATCAGATCCTCGAAATGGTCGCTGACGTCTGGGAGCTTCCCCGGGAGAGCCTGTCGCTCGTTGAGGGTGGTGTCTCGACCGGATCAGAGGTCCTCACTTTTCATCAGATTTTTCACCGCACGTTGGGTGTCGACTCGGGAGAGGTCGTCGGCCGCGGCGCGATTACGCCGCGCTCGAAGAAGGGCGCCCTGGTCGAGTCCCCTCTGTTCTGGGAGACTTCCGCGGGCCTTGTTGAAATCGTTGTCGATGAAGATACCGGCGAGATCCATGTCCCTCGATATGCCAGCGCCGCTGACGTGGGTCGCGTGATCAATCGCGTCGCCGCGGAAGGGCAGGACGAGGGGGCTGCCATCATGGGCATCGGACACGCGCTTTATGAAGTGCTCGAGTTCGAGGATGGCCAGCCCATCAATGCAACGCCGATCGATTATTCGATCCCGCGCATCTCCGACGTTCCCCCCGTGTTTGACACCATCCTTGTCGAAAACGGCGACGGACCTGGTCCAGGCGGCGCCAAGGGAATGGGCGAGGGAGCAATCCTCCCGGTCGCGCCGGCGATCGCCAACGCGCTGTTCTCCACCTACGGCATTCGGATCCCCGACCTACCAATGACGCCCGAAAAGGTATGGCGCGCCCTGCAGAAGAGGAGCTGAAGTCATGGAGTTCAATATGTCGATGGTGGTGCCAGCGACGCCGGCGGAGCTTTGGAGCACGCTGCTCGACGTCCCTCGCATATCGGGTTGCATCCCCGGCTGCGAAAACGTCGAGGAAATCGAGCGGCTTCTGACTTACAAAGCGACCGTCAAACAGAAGATTGGCCCTTTCAAGGTCGAGGTCCCGGCCGACATCATCGTTGAATCGATAACGGAGCCGTCTCACGTCCGCACGCGCGCCACGGGTCGCGACAAGATCACGGGGACGAGGCTGGCGGTTGTTCTCGACGTGACCGTGACGCCGGAAGGGGCAGGGTCCACATTCGCCGTGGACGCGAAGGTGGACGTGCAAGGCCGCCTCGCGACTATGGGGTTCGGCGTCATCAGGCGCCGCGTCGATCAGAACTTCGAGGAGTTCGAGAAGCGGCTCAAAGAAATGCTGGGCGCCGCCTGATCATGCTGCCGTCACCCTTCGAATTCGAGAGGCCTTCGACGATCGCCGACGCCGTAAATGCGGTCGGGGAGTCCGACGACGGCATGTTCTACTCCGGCGGAACCGAACTGCTGCTGGCGATGAAGATGCGCGTCATCCATACGGGTCGGCTTATCGACATCAAGGGAATCCCCGGACTTGATCGCATTGCTCTGAACGATGCGAATGACATCGAAATCGGTGCGCGCTGTACGCACAAGAAGATCGCCAGCGATCCTGTTATTCGCGAGCACGTGCCGGCGCTGTCCTCGCTCTGTGCCAACGTCGCGAACGTCAGGGTCCGCAGCGTCGGAACGATCGGAGGCAATCTGTGCTTCGGAGAGCCGCACGCCGATCCGCCGACGATGCTCGCGGCCTTGGACGCACGGCTGGTGCTCAATGGCCCCAGCGGTACGCGTATCGTTCACGCTGACGATTTCATCCGGAGTGAGCTGGAAACGGTGCGGGAGCCGGATGAGCTTCTGGCAGTCATTGCGTTTTCGCGCCCGACCGGACCGGTGACCTATCGGCGGTTCAAGCATGGTGAGAGGCCCTCGGTGAATGTCGCGATGGCCTGGTCGCTAGGCGTCGGCGAGAGGACAATCAAAAGCGCCCGCGTGCGGGTCGGAGCGCTCGGTTCGCGGCCTCAGCCTTTGAAGGCCGTCGAAGACGCCCTCCAGGGCATATCAGTCGCCGAAGTCCGCCCTGCTATCGAGGCGGCGCTCCCCACGGCGCTGGATGAGCTTGAAGTCAACGAGGATCGGCATGGCGGCGCCGACTATAAGCGCCACCTTGCAGGTGTCTTGCTTCTGCGAAACGCCGAGGAGGCCATCGCCGCAGGCGGGAGCGCGTGAAATGACACATGTGCTGCCCATTTCGTTCTCGCTGAACGGCCAAGCGATCGCGATCGACGTTCCTGCCCATACGCTATTGATCGACCTGATCCGGGATCGCCTTGGCCTGAAGGGGACAAAGCGCTCCTGTGACATGGAGGTGTGCGGCGCCTGCACCGTTCTGCTCGACGGTGAGCCGATATCAAGTTGCACCACGCTCGCCGTCGATATCGATCAGCGGGAGGTCACGACGATCGAGGGCGTAACGCCGCCCGAGGGCCTATCGCGGATTCAGAAGGCGTTCGTGCTTCACGGCGGCCTTCAGTGCGGCTTCTGCACGCCGGGCTTCATTATGGCTGTCACAGCGTTGCTGAAGGCGACGCCGCACCCCACTGACGAAGAAATCCGTCACTACCTGTACGGCAACCTCTGCCGCTGCACCGGATACACCAAAATTTTCGAGGCCGTAAGGAGCCTTGCCGCCGAGCAAGTCTCCGAAGACGCCGCCTAGCCCGTCGCAAGATAGCGCAATGTCGTTTGGAGATATCATGACTCTTGAACAGGTCAGTAAATCGAGTGTCCTCATTGCCGGCGCCGGCATCGGCGGCTTGGCGATGGCGCTTTCGCTGCTTCGTCGCGGCATCGATTGTGACGTATTTGAGCAAGCGTCCGAGTTGCGCGAGGTCGGAGCCGGCCTTTGGATCTCCATGAACGGCGTGCGCGTTCTTCGGGATCTCGGCCTCACCGAACAAGTCGAGCAGAACTGCATCGCGGCCGAGCGACGCTCGATCCGGCTCTGGAACACCGGTGATAGGTGGCCCCTCTACAACCGCAGCTCCGACGCGGCGCGCAATCAGCCCTATCTGCTGCTCCGTGCTCACCTGCTGAAGATTCTCGTCGACGGCGTGCGCGAGTTGAAGCCGGGCGCCATTCATCTGAGCGCCCACGTTGTTGGGTTCAGTCAGGACGACGAAGGGGTTCGGGCCAAGCTTGCTGACGGCTCCGAAGTCGAAGGGCGCGCGCTGATCGGCGCTGACGGTGCGCATTCGAAGGTCCGTCTTGGCCTCATCGGCAAGATCGAGAGCGAGTACACGAAGGCCATCGCCTGGCGTGGTCTCGTGCCCGTCGACCGCCTTGCGCCGCATCAGCGCGAACCCGAGGTGGCAACCTGGATCGGACCCACCGCTCATGTCACTGCCTATCCGGTCCGTTGGCAGAACACCGTCATGATGACCTTTTCGGGCCAGGTCGACCATGACGACTGGCTCCTCGAATCCTGGTCGGAGAAGGGTTCTGTCGAGGAATGCCTGAAGGACTTCGAGGGCTGGCATCCGGACATCATCGAACTGGTCAAGAATGTGGATACCCTGAACAAGTGGGGACTGTTCGTGCGGCCGTCGCTGGGTACGTGGTCGAAGGGATGCGTCACCCTGCTCGGCGACGCCTGCCATTCGATGCTGCCGTACCTCGGGCAGGGCGTGAACATGGCCCTGGAGGATGCATTCGTCCTCGCCCGTTGCTTCGAGGAGAATCCCTATGACCTCGCGGCGGTATTCAAAACGTATCAGGGCCTGCGGCTCGATCGCACCACCAAGGTCGCAAAGTCGGCGGCCGGCATGCTGCCGATCTTTCATAACCAGGCGCTGTGCAAGCCGGAGACGGCGGGTGACTACATCAAGACCCAGTGGGCACCGGACGCGATGGCTGCGCGATACGATTGGATCTACCAGTACGACGCGGCCACCGCGCCGCTTCACTGACATGCTCACGATTGTGACCTCTGGAGCGCAACAGTGACTGGCACCAGGCAACCCTGGGACGACGTGATACCGCTGGACGAGCGCGAAACCTATGCCCTCGCAGGGCTGGGTGGTGCGGCGGGATTCGGCAGACGACCGGCATTGCTGGTCATCGACGTGCAGTATCGTTCGGTCGGCGACCGGCCGATGCCGATCCGCGACGCGATCAAGCAATACCCCACCAGTTGCGGCGAGGCCGGTTGGCATGCGATCGCACACATCGCCGAATTGGTGCGGTTGTTTCGCGAGAAAGAACGGCCGGTGATCTTCCCGCATGTCGCGCGGAAGGTAGGCCAGGACCAGGGCGCGTTCTCCGCGAAGATCCCAGGTATCATGCGGATCCCGTCCGAGGGC encodes:
- a CDS encoding FAD-dependent monooxygenase, which encodes MTLEQVSKSSVLIAGAGIGGLAMALSLLRRGIDCDVFEQASELREVGAGLWISMNGVRVLRDLGLTEQVEQNCIAAERRSIRLWNTGDRWPLYNRSSDAARNQPYLLLRAHLLKILVDGVRELKPGAIHLSAHVVGFSQDDEGVRAKLADGSEVEGRALIGADGAHSKVRLGLIGKIESEYTKAIAWRGLVPVDRLAPHQREPEVATWIGPTAHVTAYPVRWQNTVMMTFSGQVDHDDWLLESWSEKGSVEECLKDFEGWHPDIIELVKNVDTLNKWGLFVRPSLGTWSKGCVTLLGDACHSMLPYLGQGVNMALEDAFVLARCFEENPYDLAAVFKTYQGLRLDRTTKVAKSAAGMLPIFHNQALCKPETAGDYIKTQWAPDAMAARYDWIYQYDAATAPLH